A genomic region of Marinobacter sp. NP-4(2019) contains the following coding sequences:
- a CDS encoding DUF4331 domain-containing protein, with product MNTVIKRSGLALAIAGICLTAGTASASSHREAPFITEVPKVDGTDFYMFRSYESGRENFVTLIANYLPLQDAYGGPNYFDLDEDAIYEIHIDNSGNAREDITFQFQMQDVLNDIQLDVGGEMVSVPLKNIGDATDNANVQMRQEYTVTVIRGDRRTGTRQMATNATTGTETFAKPLDNIGGKSFADYEAYANQHIFDIAIPGCGTEGRVFVGQRKEAFAVNLGEIFDLVNTNPLGPRNGEGAGDLADKNTTSFALEVPTACLTGSAQTASGDPVIGGWTTASVRQARVLNPAPSANGKGATVEGGAYTQVSRLGMPLVNEVVIGLKDKDRFNASEPKDDGQFLTYVTNPTLPELLEILFGVTAPNNFPRNDLITAFLTGVPDLNSPDGVTASEMLRLNPSIATTAAGAQNDLGVLGGDNAGFPNGRRPVDDTVDISLRVAMGVLADPADAPDGDLEYTDGVQLDPTELRTAFPYLATPIAGSPNDI from the coding sequence ATGAACACAGTAATTAAACGCTCCGGCCTCGCCCTCGCGATTGCCGGAATCTGTCTGACAGCAGGCACAGCCTCTGCCTCCAGCCACCGCGAGGCGCCGTTCATCACCGAAGTTCCCAAGGTTGATGGCACCGACTTTTACATGTTCCGAAGCTACGAAAGCGGTCGGGAAAATTTTGTCACCCTGATCGCCAACTACCTTCCGCTTCAGGACGCGTACGGCGGTCCCAACTACTTCGACCTGGACGAGGACGCCATCTACGAGATTCATATCGATAACTCCGGCAACGCCCGGGAGGACATCACCTTCCAGTTCCAGATGCAGGATGTTCTCAACGACATTCAACTGGATGTTGGAGGCGAAATGGTTTCTGTGCCGCTGAAGAACATTGGCGACGCCACCGACAATGCCAACGTGCAGATGCGACAGGAGTACACCGTCACCGTTATTCGTGGCGATCGGCGCACCGGCACACGCCAGATGGCCACCAACGCGACCACCGGCACGGAAACGTTCGCCAAGCCACTGGATAACATAGGTGGAAAATCCTTCGCTGACTACGAAGCCTATGCCAACCAGCACATCTTTGACATTGCGATTCCCGGATGCGGTACCGAGGGCCGGGTTTTCGTAGGTCAGCGCAAGGAAGCATTTGCGGTGAACCTGGGTGAAATCTTCGACCTGGTCAACACCAACCCACTCGGTCCGCGCAATGGTGAAGGCGCGGGGGATCTGGCCGACAAGAATACCACCTCCTTTGCACTGGAAGTGCCCACTGCCTGCCTGACCGGCAGTGCCCAGACTGCCTCGGGTGACCCGGTCATCGGAGGTTGGACCACCGCCAGCGTACGTCAGGCACGTGTGCTGAATCCGGCGCCAAGCGCCAATGGCAAGGGTGCAACGGTGGAAGGCGGTGCCTACACCCAGGTTTCACGGCTGGGTATGCCGCTGGTCAACGAGGTGGTTATCGGCCTGAAGGACAAGGATCGGTTTAACGCCAGCGAGCCCAAGGATGATGGCCAGTTCCTGACCTATGTGACCAACCCGACACTGCCCGAGTTGTTGGAGATTCTCTTTGGTGTGACAGCCCCCAACAACTTCCCGCGGAACGACCTGATCACCGCCTTCCTGACCGGTGTTCCGGATCTGAACAGTCCCGATGGCGTCACCGCTTCAGAAATGTTGCGGCTTAACCCGAGCATTGCCACCACTGCCGCCGGCGCGCAGAACGACCTGGGTGTCCTCGGCGGGGATAACGCAGGTTTCCCCAATGGCCGCCGCCCGGTTGACGACACCGTCGACATTTCGCTTCGCGTTGCCATGGGCGTGCTGGCGGATCCCGCCGACGCTCCCGATGGTGACCTGGAGTACACCGACGGTGTACAGCTGGACCCAACGGAGCTGAGAACCGCCTTCCCATACCTGGCAACACCGATTGCGGGTTCACCTAATGACATCTGA
- a CDS encoding sigma-70 family RNA polymerase sigma factor, whose amino-acid sequence MINTEVEQEELMTLLVAVARNDRQAFQRLYEKIAARMFGLCFKLAGHQELAEEALQDAFVQIWHHAGEYHSDRGTPLSWMLTIARYRTLDLMRARAVRKTAGDEYLEQVEDPRSGPLDHSLRRAGAEQLTGCLDELSDVQRDSILLSYYRGFTHDELAQALSSPIGTVKSWIRRGLMALKRCLER is encoded by the coding sequence ATGATAAACACAGAAGTAGAACAGGAAGAGCTGATGACGCTGCTGGTGGCGGTTGCCCGTAACGATCGTCAGGCGTTTCAGCGACTGTACGAGAAGATTGCAGCACGAATGTTCGGCTTGTGCTTCAAGCTGGCGGGACATCAGGAACTGGCAGAGGAAGCCTTGCAGGATGCGTTTGTGCAGATCTGGCATCATGCCGGGGAGTATCACAGTGATCGGGGGACACCATTGAGCTGGATGTTGACCATTGCCCGCTACCGCACCCTCGATTTGATGAGGGCCCGCGCCGTGCGAAAAACCGCCGGAGACGAATACCTGGAGCAGGTGGAGGATCCCCGCAGCGGTCCCCTGGACCATTCGTTACGACGTGCCGGTGCAGAACAGCTGACTGGCTGCCTTGACGAACTGAGCGATGTCCAGCGAGACAGTATCCTGTTGTCCTACTACCGGGGGTTCACCCATGACGAACTGGCCCAGGCGCTGAGTTCGCCTATTGGCACCGTCAAAAGCTGGATCCGCCGTGGTTTGATGGCGTTGAAGAGGTGCCTGGAACGATGA
- a CDS encoding anti-sigma factor domain-containing protein produces the protein MKKTPERIESLAAEYVLGSLKGKARNRFERWMMESGRVRQEVWYWEEKLGQLGDRVPEREPPESVWLAIQQRLWPQETKRPAPRQAANRVWPAWSLLATAAAVVLAVMLVQQPAPEPTLSGAIVQADVSDPLWLVSESGRDNRLRLRSVAATSAEVGKDYELWIVPDNGDPLSLGVIPVGEVYQVELTDEARETLSQSRTLAISLEPRGGSPTGAPTGPILHVTKLYEL, from the coding sequence ATGAAAAAGACGCCGGAAAGAATCGAAAGTCTCGCCGCTGAGTATGTCCTTGGCTCGTTGAAGGGCAAAGCGAGAAACCGCTTTGAACGCTGGATGATGGAGTCGGGGCGGGTCCGGCAGGAAGTCTGGTACTGGGAGGAAAAGCTCGGGCAATTGGGTGATCGGGTGCCGGAGCGGGAGCCGCCGGAATCCGTGTGGCTGGCGATCCAGCAGCGGCTCTGGCCCCAGGAAACGAAACGTCCCGCGCCCAGGCAGGCGGCAAACAGAGTCTGGCCAGCCTGGAGCCTGCTCGCGACGGCGGCAGCAGTGGTGCTGGCGGTCATGCTGGTTCAGCAGCCCGCCCCGGAGCCGACGCTGTCCGGTGCGATTGTTCAGGCAGACGTCAGTGATCCGCTGTGGTTGGTGAGTGAATCCGGTCGCGATAACCGTCTGCGGTTGAGGTCTGTGGCCGCAACGTCGGCCGAGGTTGGCAAGGACTACGAGTTGTGGATCGTGCCGGACAATGGCGATCCGCTGTCACTGGGGGTGATTCCGGTGGGGGAGGTGTATCAGGTGGAACTCACGGACGAAGCTCGTGAAACCCTGAGTCAGAGCCGTACTTTGGCTATCAGCCTTGAGCCACGTGGTGGTTCGCCAACCGGCGCGCCAACCGGCCCGATCCTCCATGTTACCAAGCTCTACGAGCTGTGA